From a region of the uncultured Draconibacterium sp. genome:
- a CDS encoding NAD-dependent protein deacylase has product MSSTKLTKSLVDKLWQASHLIRKSRYAVAFTGAGISVESGIPPFRGENGLWNTTHPIFLEIEYFQKKPLQSWKKIKEIFYDSLGDAEPNIAHIMLAKMEERSFVETVITQNIDHLHQKAGSKYVYELHGTYKQLICTECSSEYDMSFADLNYLPPTCFVCKGILKPDMVFFNEPIPAFAKKRSFEEAAKADVLLIIGTNAEVLPAAEIPVVAKKNGAKIIEINIKPSHFTDTVTDIFLEMKATEAMGELGRLLYL; this is encoded by the coding sequence ATGAGTTCTACTAAACTAACAAAATCACTGGTCGATAAACTATGGCAGGCTTCACACCTTATCCGAAAATCGAGATATGCCGTGGCGTTTACCGGTGCAGGGATTTCTGTTGAAAGTGGAATCCCGCCTTTCCGGGGCGAAAATGGACTTTGGAATACCACTCACCCTATTTTTCTTGAAATTGAATATTTTCAGAAAAAACCACTTCAATCGTGGAAAAAAATAAAGGAGATATTTTACGACAGTTTGGGGGATGCCGAACCGAATATTGCGCATATTATGCTGGCAAAAATGGAAGAGCGCAGTTTTGTTGAAACTGTTATCACACAAAACATCGATCATCTTCATCAAAAAGCCGGCAGTAAGTATGTTTACGAACTTCACGGCACATACAAACAGTTAATTTGTACCGAATGCAGCTCGGAATACGACATGAGTTTTGCCGACCTGAATTACCTCCCTCCCACTTGTTTTGTTTGTAAAGGCATTTTAAAACCCGATATGGTTTTCTTTAACGAACCCATTCCGGCATTTGCAAAAAAACGTTCGTTCGAAGAAGCCGCAAAAGCCGATGTCCTTCTGATAATTGGTACAAACGCCGAAGTTTTACCGGCTGCCGAAATCCCGGTGGTGGCTAAAAAGAATGGCGCAAAAATCATCGAGATTAATATAAAACCATCGCATTTCACCGATACGGTTACTGATATCTTCCTGGAAATGAAGGCCACCGAAGCCATGGGCGAATTGGGTAGGTTGTTATATCTCTAG
- a CDS encoding GNAT family N-acetyltransferase, whose protein sequence is MAIKKLDSIFRPKRIALVGVSNNPDSVGGITLRNLVGGGFNGVVYPVNPRREAVLGIPCYPDVKSLPKTPDLAVIMTAAETVPQLVQDCGEAGIHGVIIMSAGFKEAGDVGKKLEEQVKAEKAKFPDMRIVGPNCLGILVPGLNMNVSFASAMPKKGHVAFISQSGALCTSVLDWAYESNIGFSNFVSIGNSMDVSFGDLIDYFGQDPNTKSIVLYVESIVNARTFMSAARAFSREKPIIVYKSGRFPESAAAAASHTGAMASEDSVYDAVFRRAGLARVFEFGNIFDFTDLVGRKRIPKGNRLAIVTNAGGPGVMATDSLLSMGGSLVKLSEETMQKLNDYLPSFWSHGNPVDVLGDATPERFARAAEIVLEDKEVDAVLVLLTPQAMTNPTATAQAIANMSKNTTKSIMTSWLGGAAMHDGIQILNQNGISNYPAPEQAIRAFMTLSDYSENQQILYETPREVPVSFQYDRNVLRQKYLTQVFPKAKVLNEDDSKMLVNDYGIDTTHPTPAATEDEAVKIAEEKGYPVVLKIYSPDIIHKSDVGGVALNIENEEMVRATFRNMVKMAAEKRPEAKIEGITVQKMVDTRDGIELIVGTKKDPIFGTVMLVGMGGTTAELFKDQRLEFPPLNEHLARQMLKSLKLYPLLKGWRGDAPKNIDKLIEVLIRMSYLAADYPEIEELDINPLIVTPNDVIALDARIVVDEELLTNPVKEYSHLIMRPYPESLIKEATLRDGTPITLRPIRPEDEPMWLELLGSCSKESIYHRFRYDFYFDSHEVASQFCFIDYDREIAIVAEHEKEDGNKELIGVGRLIADPDVEVMEYAVLITDKWQKKELGFTLTSYCLEIAKARDIKKLAAETTRDNKPMISVFRKLNFKIRFNEDTTVSVNKDLEQE, encoded by the coding sequence ATGGCTATAAAAAAACTCGATAGTATTTTTCGACCAAAACGAATTGCTCTGGTTGGAGTATCAAATAATCCCGACAGTGTTGGAGGAATCACCTTACGAAATTTAGTTGGAGGAGGTTTTAATGGTGTTGTATATCCGGTAAATCCTCGGCGCGAAGCTGTTCTGGGAATTCCTTGCTACCCCGATGTAAAAAGTCTGCCCAAAACTCCCGATCTGGCTGTTATTATGACAGCAGCAGAGACTGTTCCGCAATTGGTACAAGACTGCGGCGAGGCCGGTATTCACGGAGTAATTATCATGTCGGCCGGTTTTAAAGAGGCCGGTGATGTAGGAAAAAAGCTGGAAGAACAGGTAAAAGCTGAAAAAGCAAAATTCCCTGACATGCGAATCGTTGGTCCCAACTGCCTGGGTATTTTAGTACCCGGGTTAAACATGAATGTAAGCTTTGCCTCGGCTATGCCCAAAAAAGGACACGTTGCATTTATTTCACAATCGGGAGCCCTTTGTACTTCTGTTCTCGACTGGGCATACGAGTCCAATATCGGCTTTTCCAACTTCGTTTCAATTGGTAATTCCATGGACGTAAGTTTTGGCGATCTGATCGATTATTTTGGACAGGATCCGAATACCAAATCCATTGTGCTTTACGTGGAATCGATTGTAAACGCCCGCACATTTATGTCGGCAGCCCGGGCATTTTCGCGCGAAAAACCGATTATCGTTTATAAATCAGGTCGCTTTCCGGAATCAGCTGCAGCCGCAGCTTCGCACACCGGAGCAATGGCCTCTGAAGATTCGGTTTACGATGCAGTATTCCGCAGAGCAGGTTTGGCAAGGGTTTTCGAATTTGGAAACATCTTCGATTTTACCGATCTGGTAGGCCGTAAACGTATTCCTAAAGGTAACCGGCTGGCAATTGTTACAAATGCCGGTGGTCCGGGTGTAATGGCTACCGATTCGCTGCTTTCAATGGGTGGAAGCCTGGTAAAACTGTCGGAAGAAACCATGCAGAAATTAAACGATTACCTACCCTCATTTTGGTCGCACGGTAATCCGGTTGATGTTTTGGGAGATGCCACTCCTGAACGATTTGCCAGAGCTGCAGAAATAGTTTTGGAAGATAAAGAAGTTGATGCAGTGTTGGTTCTGCTCACGCCTCAGGCCATGACCAATCCAACAGCCACGGCACAGGCAATTGCCAATATGTCGAAAAATACAACAAAATCAATTATGACATCTTGGTTGGGAGGGGCTGCAATGCACGATGGCATTCAAATCCTGAATCAAAACGGAATATCGAATTACCCGGCACCAGAGCAAGCAATCCGGGCATTTATGACACTCTCTGATTATTCCGAAAATCAGCAAATATTATACGAAACGCCACGCGAAGTTCCGGTTTCGTTCCAGTACGACCGCAACGTACTTCGCCAAAAATACCTTACTCAGGTATTCCCAAAAGCAAAGGTTTTGAACGAGGACGATTCGAAAATGCTGGTGAACGATTACGGTATTGATACTACCCACCCAACTCCGGCGGCTACTGAAGATGAAGCGGTAAAAATTGCCGAAGAAAAAGGTTATCCGGTAGTGCTTAAAATATACTCGCCTGATATCATTCATAAATCGGACGTAGGAGGCGTGGCACTGAATATTGAGAACGAAGAGATGGTGCGGGCCACTTTCCGGAACATGGTAAAAATGGCAGCTGAAAAACGCCCTGAGGCCAAGATCGAAGGTATTACCGTACAAAAAATGGTGGATACGAGAGACGGTATCGAACTGATTGTCGGAACGAAAAAAGACCCGATTTTTGGAACAGTAATGTTAGTTGGAATGGGTGGCACAACCGCCGAATTGTTTAAAGATCAGCGTTTAGAGTTCCCTCCTTTAAACGAGCACCTGGCTCGTCAAATGCTTAAGTCGCTAAAACTTTATCCGCTATTGAAAGGCTGGCGCGGCGACGCACCTAAAAACATCGATAAATTGATTGAGGTACTCATTCGCATGTCGTACCTGGCTGCAGATTATCCAGAAATTGAAGAACTGGATATAAATCCCCTCATTGTTACGCCAAATGATGTAATTGCACTTGATGCCAGGATTGTTGTTGATGAAGAATTGTTGACTAATCCGGTAAAAGAATACTCGCACCTGATAATGCGCCCTTACCCGGAAAGCCTCATTAAGGAAGCGACTTTACGCGATGGAACACCAATTACACTTCGCCCTATCAGGCCCGAAGACGAGCCCATGTGGCTTGAATTACTGGGAAGTTGTTCAAAAGAGTCCATCTACCATCGTTTCCGTTACGACTTTTATTTCGATTCACACGAAGTGGCTTCGCAGTTCTGTTTTATTGATTACGACCGCGAAATTGCCATTGTTGCCGAACATGAAAAAGAAGATGGAAATAAAGAGCTGATTGGTGTAGGACGTTTGATTGCTGACCCCGATGTGGAAGTTATGGAATACGCCGTATTAATTACCGACAAGTGGCAAAAGAAAGAACTTGGATTTACATTGACCAGCTACTGCCTTGAGATTGCCAAAGCGCGCGATATTAAGAAGCTGGCGGCCGAAACCACTCGCGACAATAAACCAATGATCTCTGTTTTCCGGAAATTGAATTTTAAGATCCGCTTTAACGAAGACACCACCGTTTCCGTAAATAAGGACCTTGAACAAGAATAA
- a CDS encoding OFA family MFS transporter, with the protein MKELKITNRWIVVIGAILIQLALGAIYAWSVFTALLTDPNGDYGFSATQTAWVFSIGLATFAVVMVFAGKWQAKSGPTIVALTGGLVLGAGYILGGIFGSSFLAQLLFIGVLGGAGIGLAYVVPIAVGVKWFPDKKGLITGLAVAGFGFGATIWVKLAGSWFGGLLNTSSAFGLPSVQSVFVIYGIVFAAMVVLGSLVMVNPPEGYKPEGYEPPVNHTAKSTGGVEFDSSHMLRTKQFYAIWVVFIFSALAGLMVIYCIKLFGIDALKYNGVTNAGVITGTAMAWYAIFNGLGRIVWGMVSDKLGRKRAIFFMTLFQGVIMLMIYHVFIRMGVTAGFIACACIIGFNFGGNFALFPAITADFFGNNTVGKNYGWMFTAYGIAGIAGPQLAGHFKDSATASSGPIVWMAPFIIAGVACLIGSIIILLTKPPK; encoded by the coding sequence ATGAAAGAACTAAAAATTACTAACCGATGGATAGTAGTGATTGGAGCAATACTTATTCAATTAGCTCTTGGCGCTATTTATGCCTGGTCGGTATTTACTGCATTATTAACCGATCCCAATGGCGATTATGGCTTCTCTGCCACACAAACCGCCTGGGTATTTTCAATTGGGCTGGCTACATTTGCCGTGGTGATGGTATTTGCCGGTAAGTGGCAAGCCAAATCAGGGCCAACAATCGTTGCATTAACCGGCGGTCTGGTTTTAGGTGCCGGATATATTTTAGGTGGAATATTTGGAAGTTCATTTCTTGCACAATTGCTGTTTATAGGTGTTTTGGGCGGTGCAGGAATCGGACTCGCTTATGTTGTTCCTATTGCTGTTGGAGTAAAATGGTTCCCCGATAAAAAAGGATTGATAACCGGGTTGGCCGTAGCTGGATTTGGCTTTGGCGCAACCATTTGGGTAAAGCTGGCAGGCTCGTGGTTTGGCGGCCTGTTAAATACCAGCAGTGCTTTTGGTTTGCCCAGCGTTCAAAGTGTATTTGTAATCTATGGAATCGTGTTCGCTGCAATGGTAGTTTTAGGCTCATTGGTAATGGTTAATCCACCAGAAGGGTACAAACCCGAAGGTTATGAACCACCGGTAAACCACACTGCAAAATCAACGGGTGGCGTTGAATTTGATTCCAGCCACATGCTTCGCACAAAACAATTTTATGCCATTTGGGTGGTGTTTATATTCTCCGCCCTCGCCGGATTAATGGTAATTTATTGTATAAAATTGTTTGGAATCGATGCCCTGAAATATAACGGAGTTACAAACGCCGGAGTAATTACCGGAACTGCCATGGCATGGTATGCCATATTTAACGGATTGGGACGAATTGTTTGGGGAATGGTTTCGGATAAACTGGGACGGAAAAGAGCCATATTTTTTATGACACTTTTTCAAGGTGTTATTATGCTGATGATCTATCATGTTTTTATTCGAATGGGAGTAACTGCCGGATTTATTGCTTGTGCATGTATAATCGGCTTCAACTTTGGAGGAAACTTCGCGCTTTTTCCGGCTATTACTGCCGACTTTTTTGGAAATAACACCGTTGGTAAAAACTATGGATGGATGTTTACCGCATATGGAATTGCAGGAATTGCAGGCCCACAACTTGCCGGTCATTTTAAAGATTCGGCAACCGCATCATCCGGCCCCATCGTTTGGATGGCTCCTTTTATAATTGCCGGGGTTGCCTGTTTAATTGGTAGTATTATCATTTTGCTCACAAAACCACCAAAATAG
- the acs gene encoding acetate--CoA ligase, whose product MENKITSLAEYLQKYKESVADPDNFWGKIAESHYWQKKWDKVLDYKFEGDGAPDVNWFVNGKLNITENIFERNMFMRKDQVAIIWEPNDPKEPEIKLTYGELFDKVKQFANGLKKIGVEKGDRVALYLPMVPELAIAMLACARIGAIHSIVFAGFSATALADRINDAEAKVVITSDGGFRGTKSIPLKEIADEAIDKCPSIQTSVILKRTEEDIKWVEGRDVWWHDLIADVDCENKAETMDAEDVLFILYTSGSTGKPKGVVHTTAGYMVYAEYTFKNVFQYSDGDVYWCTADIGWVTGHSYIVYGPLLTGATSVMFEGVPTWPDAGRFWEIVDKYKINQFYTAPTAIRALVAQGDEWVNKHDLSSLKVLGTVGEPINEEAWRWYHAMVGKSRCPIVDTWWQTETGGIMITPLAGITPTKPSLATLPLPGIQPVLLDHEGNELKGNSVEGILCMKHPWPGMLRTTWGDHQRCYQTYFASFPGYYLTGDGAKRDEEGYYRIIGRIDDVINVSGHRIGTAEVEDAINQHPKVVESAVVGYPHDIKGAGIYAYVICEDMTDAELDNIESEIKATVNKFIGPIAKPDKIQIVSGLPKTRSGKIMRRILRKIGEGDATNLGDTSTLLDPGVVDQIIDGAKVEVKR is encoded by the coding sequence ATGGAAAATAAGATCACAAGTTTAGCCGAGTACTTGCAGAAGTACAAGGAAAGTGTGGCTGACCCCGATAATTTTTGGGGAAAAATAGCCGAAAGCCATTACTGGCAAAAGAAATGGGATAAAGTTCTCGATTACAAATTTGAAGGGGACGGTGCTCCCGATGTGAATTGGTTTGTGAACGGCAAACTAAATATCACAGAGAATATTTTTGAGCGTAACATGTTTATGCGAAAAGATCAGGTTGCGATTATCTGGGAACCCAACGATCCAAAAGAACCGGAGATTAAATTAACTTATGGCGAGTTGTTCGATAAAGTAAAACAATTTGCTAACGGTTTAAAAAAGATTGGCGTTGAAAAAGGCGACCGTGTTGCACTTTACCTGCCCATGGTTCCGGAACTGGCTATTGCTATGCTGGCCTGTGCCCGAATTGGAGCCATTCACTCTATTGTTTTTGCAGGATTCTCTGCAACAGCGCTGGCCGACCGTATTAACGATGCCGAGGCAAAAGTTGTAATTACTTCCGATGGCGGATTCCGGGGAACCAAATCAATTCCACTTAAGGAAATTGCCGACGAGGCAATAGATAAGTGCCCATCAATACAAACGTCAGTAATACTAAAACGTACGGAGGAAGACATAAAATGGGTTGAAGGACGTGACGTTTGGTGGCATGACCTGATTGCCGATGTTGATTGCGAAAATAAGGCTGAAACAATGGACGCCGAGGATGTACTTTTTATTCTTTATACATCTGGCTCAACCGGAAAACCAAAAGGTGTTGTGCACACTACTGCCGGTTATATGGTTTATGCCGAATACACATTTAAAAATGTATTTCAGTACAGCGATGGTGATGTATACTGGTGTACCGCCGATATTGGCTGGGTAACAGGCCACTCATATATCGTTTATGGGCCGTTGTTAACCGGAGCTACTTCGGTGATGTTCGAAGGAGTTCCTACCTGGCCCGATGCTGGTCGTTTCTGGGAAATCGTAGATAAATATAAAATCAACCAGTTTTACACCGCACCTACCGCCATTCGCGCATTAGTGGCACAAGGCGACGAGTGGGTAAACAAACACGATCTGAGCTCGCTAAAAGTTCTGGGAACTGTTGGCGAACCCATCAACGAAGAAGCCTGGCGATGGTACCACGCGATGGTTGGTAAAAGCCGTTGTCCGATTGTGGATACCTGGTGGCAAACCGAAACCGGAGGTATAATGATCACTCCACTGGCAGGAATTACACCAACAAAACCTTCGCTGGCAACCTTACCGCTACCGGGAATTCAGCCGGTACTGCTGGATCACGAAGGAAACGAATTGAAAGGAAACAGTGTTGAGGGAATTCTCTGTATGAAACACCCGTGGCCGGGTATGTTACGCACCACCTGGGGAGATCATCAACGATGCTACCAGACTTACTTTGCATCTTTCCCGGGATATTATCTCACGGGAGATGGTGCCAAGCGCGATGAAGAGGGCTACTACCGCATAATCGGTCGTATTGATGATGTTATCAATGTTTCGGGGCACCGGATTGGTACTGCCGAAGTGGAAGACGCTATAAATCAACACCCAAAAGTTGTTGAATCGGCTGTAGTTGGTTATCCGCACGACATTAAAGGAGCCGGTATTTATGCTTATGTTATTTGCGAAGATATGACCGATGCTGAACTGGATAATATTGAATCAGAAATAAAGGCCACTGTAAATAAATTCATCGGGCCAATTGCCAAGCCCGATAAGATTCAGATTGTAAGCGGTTTGCCAAAAACAAGGTCCGGGAAAATTATGCGACGCATTCTGCGTAAAATCGGAGAAGGCGATGCTACCAACCTTGGCGATACATCAACATTACTCGACCCTGGTGTTGTAGATCAAATTATCGACGGAGCAAAAGTTGAAGTAAAACGATAA
- a CDS encoding phosphate acyltransferase codes for MSINNFTELLEVVKKQPPKRVVAVNGVDVSTLEAMHDAVELGFVIPIITGDRTIIEESCKKLGIDSADYQIYDAKSIREATDIAVELIHEDKADVLMKGMVSTDQFMRALLRKENNLVPSKGTISHVSVMDNPNYHKLLVFSDAAVLPYPDLKQKILMTNYLICAAKSLGVETPKVAIIAPTEQIIISIQSCMDGATIAKMSEHGQIEGGLVDGPMALDVAINAESAEVKGFTSPVAGDADCLLFPNIDAANVFYKTNSKLANAEMSGIIAGAKVPVVVSSRGDSRKTKLNSVALASIVSYNASIC; via the coding sequence ATGAGTATAAACAATTTTACAGAACTTCTTGAAGTTGTAAAAAAGCAACCTCCGAAGCGCGTTGTGGCCGTTAACGGTGTTGATGTAAGCACGCTGGAAGCCATGCACGATGCTGTTGAATTGGGGTTTGTAATACCGATAATAACCGGCGACAGGACGATTATTGAAGAATCGTGTAAAAAGCTGGGTATTGATAGCGCGGATTATCAGATTTATGATGCCAAATCAATTCGCGAAGCTACCGACATAGCTGTGGAACTTATTCATGAAGACAAGGCTGATGTGTTAATGAAAGGAATGGTTTCGACCGACCAGTTTATGCGGGCTTTGCTTAGAAAGGAAAACAACCTCGTGCCATCAAAAGGAACAATAAGTCATGTTTCGGTAATGGACAATCCGAATTACCACAAATTGCTTGTTTTTAGCGATGCTGCTGTGTTGCCTTATCCCGATTTGAAGCAAAAGATATTAATGACAAATTACCTTATTTGTGCGGCAAAGTCGCTGGGTGTAGAAACGCCAAAAGTTGCGATAATTGCACCTACCGAGCAGATAATTATTTCAATTCAATCCTGTATGGATGGTGCAACAATTGCAAAAATGTCGGAACACGGACAGATAGAAGGTGGTTTGGTTGATGGCCCCATGGCACTTGATGTGGCTATTAATGCCGAGTCGGCCGAAGTTAAAGGTTTTACTTCTCCGGTTGCAGGCGATGCCGATTGTTTACTTTTCCCGAATATTGATGCGGCCAATGTTTTTTACAAAACAAACTCAAAACTGGCTAATGCCGAAATGTCGGGAATTATTGCAGGAGCGAAGGTTCCTGTGGTGGTATCATCACGCGGCGATAGCCGAAAAACAAAATTAAATTCAGTTGCGCTTGCTTCTATCGTAAGTTACAACGCAAGTATATGTTAA
- the buk gene encoding butyrate kinase → MLIDSMHQVLAINPGSTSTKFAVYNEKECVFTKTIRHPLEQLLRYKNIIDQFAFRKGLIIEALVEEGIEVDAIKNIIGRGGLTYPLESGVYKVNNLMLDHLREGVMGHHASNLGGMLADYIALQIPNAKAFIADPVVTDEMDEVARFAGHPRFKRQSIFHALNQKATARLHAKRVGKNYDEMRLIIAHLGGGISVGTHKNGRVIDVNNALDGEGAFSPERSGTLPVGQVIDLCFSGKISQEQIRRMVVGEGGFVAYLGTNDALEVEKRVEKGDEKAKLVQEALFYQVSKMIGEMAVVLEGKVDGILLTGGLAYNKHLETYIRNKAGFISDVFVYPGEDELEALAINALRVASGEIEAKEYNPASE, encoded by the coding sequence ATGTTAATTGATTCTATGCATCAGGTTCTTGCCATAAATCCGGGTTCTACCTCCACAAAATTTGCTGTTTATAATGAAAAGGAATGTGTTTTTACCAAAACCATTCGGCATCCGCTCGAACAGCTGCTTCGCTATAAAAATATTATCGATCAGTTTGCTTTTCGAAAAGGTTTAATCATTGAAGCTTTGGTTGAAGAAGGTATTGAAGTGGATGCCATAAAAAACATTATCGGCCGGGGCGGACTGACCTATCCTTTGGAATCAGGCGTGTACAAGGTAAATAACTTAATGCTGGACCATTTGCGTGAGGGAGTGATGGGACATCATGCCAGTAATCTGGGAGGTATGCTTGCCGATTATATTGCATTGCAAATTCCGAATGCCAAAGCTTTTATAGCGGATCCGGTAGTAACCGACGAAATGGATGAGGTGGCGCGTTTTGCAGGTCATCCGCGGTTTAAACGACAGTCTATTTTTCATGCTTTAAATCAAAAAGCAACGGCACGTTTGCATGCCAAAAGAGTGGGGAAGAACTACGATGAGATGCGTTTAATAATCGCCCATCTGGGCGGAGGTATTTCCGTAGGAACACATAAGAACGGTCGTGTCATCGACGTAAACAATGCGCTTGACGGGGAAGGGGCTTTTAGCCCGGAGCGATCGGGAACGCTGCCTGTTGGTCAGGTTATCGATCTTTGTTTTAGCGGAAAAATCTCGCAGGAGCAAATCCGCAGAATGGTGGTCGGCGAAGGTGGTTTTGTGGCTTATCTGGGCACAAACGATGCTTTAGAAGTGGAGAAACGTGTTGAAAAAGGTGACGAAAAAGCAAAGTTGGTTCAGGAGGCTTTGTTTTACCAGGTTTCCAAAATGATAGGAGAAATGGCAGTTGTACTTGAAGGTAAAGTCGACGGGATATTGTTAACTGGTGGTTTAGCCTACAATAAACATCTGGAGACCTACATTCGAAATAAAGCTGGTTTTATTTCTGACGTGTTTGTTTATCCCGGAGAAGATGAGCTGGAAGCACTGGCCATTAACGCGCTTCGAGTTGCCAGTGGCGAAATTGAGGCTAAAGAATACAATCCGGCCAGTGAATAA
- a CDS encoding mannose-1-phosphate guanylyltransferase, which translates to MKDLYTLIMAGGSGTRFWPRSKTVKPKQYLNIFGDKSLLQDTIERFATFTKEENIYIVSSATQAKVLEEQTPMLPKDNLIYEPIGRNTLPCIGLAAMYAERENPNGVMVVSPSDHLIQNNSLFKDTILAAAKIANERDGIVTLGITPTYPATGYGYVQTAEDITGDETIKQFKVERFVEKPDEATATDYLKQGGFYWNSGLFVFKVSVFLKAVEEFAPELYADLRKIQADLGNASYPETLDTIYRAVESISVDYGIMEHAKNIYLVEGNFDWNDLGSWESVYQTDKKDENGNAGMGEAIFLDSKNSYVSTDDGLVAVVGLDDVIVVRDGNTTLVCKRDNAEDIKKIVEQLKANNKSEYL; encoded by the coding sequence ATGAAAGATTTGTATACCCTAATCATGGCAGGAGGATCGGGAACCCGATTCTGGCCACGAAGTAAAACGGTAAAACCAAAACAATACCTGAATATTTTCGGCGACAAATCGCTTCTTCAGGATACCATTGAGCGATTTGCAACTTTCACCAAAGAAGAAAATATCTACATCGTTTCAAGTGCAACTCAGGCTAAAGTGTTGGAGGAACAAACTCCGATGTTGCCCAAAGATAACCTGATTTACGAGCCGATTGGCAGAAATACCTTGCCATGTATTGGTTTGGCAGCCATGTATGCCGAGCGCGAAAATCCGAACGGTGTAATGGTTGTTTCTCCTTCCGATCATTTAATACAAAATAATTCCTTGTTTAAAGATACCATTTTGGCTGCTGCTAAAATTGCTAACGAACGCGATGGAATTGTTACGCTTGGAATAACGCCTACTTATCCGGCAACGGGTTATGGTTACGTACAAACTGCCGAAGATATTACCGGCGACGAAACAATAAAGCAGTTTAAAGTGGAACGTTTTGTTGAAAAGCCGGATGAGGCTACTGCAACCGATTACCTGAAACAAGGTGGTTTCTATTGGAACAGTGGATTGTTTGTTTTCAAAGTATCGGTTTTCCTGAAAGCGGTTGAAGAATTTGCCCCGGAGTTGTATGCTGATTTACGCAAAATTCAGGCTGATTTAGGCAATGCTTCATATCCTGAAACGTTGGACACCATTTACCGCGCTGTTGAGAGCATTTCGGTTGATTACGGTATTATGGAGCATGCTAAAAACATTTACCTGGTAGAAGGAAATTTCGATTGGAATGACCTGGGGAGCTGGGAGTCGGTTTATCAAACTGATAAAAAGGATGAAAATGGTAATGCAGGAATGGGAGAGGCCATATTTTTAGATTCAAAAAACTCGTACGTGTCTACCGACGATGGGCTGGTTGCAGTGGTTGGTCTCGATGATGTAATTGTTGTACGCGACGGAAATACAACCCTGGTATGCAAACGCGATAATGCCGAGGATATAAAGAAAATTGTTGAACAACTAAAAGCTAATAATAAGTCAGAGTATCTATAA